The Bacillus sp. (in: firmicutes) genome includes a window with the following:
- a CDS encoding ATPase, which produces MPFHVFVQGGLGTGKTFLMTLLAHHWRERVRQQGGEIKLFSNYEMKDAHQMDHYTDWYEVAKAQGSICCWDEAQMAFDSRQALKATQVYATQLLMFVRKMKSVQFYASPSILNVDSRIRQVVEVLINARSNGKKGIAFDFYDYQAKQFGANGKYLHTQFIPQWKVNKIFQLELYDSYAMVQGFPLPETPRQAKDFFEKLEEIHNQARGKVIYEARMDEKNEVSVI; this is translated from the coding sequence ATGCCTTTTCACGTATTTGTACAAGGTGGTCTAGGAACTGGAAAAACATTTTTAATGACACTACTCGCACATCATTGGAGAGAACGAGTTAGACAGCAAGGTGGAGAAATAAAACTTTTTAGTAATTACGAGATGAAAGATGCTCACCAAATGGATCACTATACAGACTGGTACGAAGTGGCAAAAGCGCAAGGTAGTATTTGCTGCTGGGATGAAGCACAAATGGCCTTTGACAGTAGACAAGCATTAAAAGCAACACAAGTTTATGCCACTCAATTATTAATGTTCGTCCGGAAAATGAAAAGTGTACAGTTTTATGCAAGTCCCTCGATATTGAATGTTGATTCGCGTATTAGGCAAGTGGTCGAAGTGCTTATAAACGCAAGGAGTAATGGTAAAAAAGGAATAGCATTTGATTTTTACGACTATCAAGCGAAGCAATTCGGGGCAAACGGCAAGTACTTGCATACACAATTTATACCTCAATGGAAAGTAAATAAAATCTTTCAGCTTGAATTGTATGATTCGTATGCAATGGTGCAAGGTTTTCCACTGCCGGAAACACCTAGACAGGCTAAAGATTTTTTTGAAAAACTTGAAGAAATTCATAATCAAGCCCGTGGGAAAGTTATTTATGAAGCAAGAATGGATGAAAAAAACGAGGTGTCGGTAAT
- a CDS encoding PTS ascorbate transporter subunit IIC, with protein MYLLSVPANMGNVFDWSFFWGTFGFLMGVAGPFVMLSVAISAVGLLIFVIVRAVRNKN; from the coding sequence ATGTATTTATTATCAGTTCCAGCAAATATGGGAAATGTTTTTGATTGGTCATTTTTCTGGGGAACTTTCGGATTTTTGATGGGAGTTGCGGGTCCTTTTGTTATGTTAAGTGTTGCTATTTCCGCAGTAGGTTTATTGATTTTCGTTATTGTAAGAGCTGTTAGAAATAAAAATTAG
- a CDS encoding fibronectin type III domain-containing protein has product MKKLSVVLAAVLMLAVMPVAASASNYGFKQGDYVKLNGYRFIVLDPEADYMFADFMLENRAFDTNNNTKYNPSNNNNIANYLNNTFLNNLGDLSNYVKTHSWFIGIEKNEKSIVVDAKIGMVSYSEANKYISLIGPSVRDKVAIWTLTPRSGLTFPVLWVVGISGGFHGTQANGTNGVRPTFYLEAGLFKSGKGSLSNPYVLSTEQIIILSDIRDLSLLNTTYKEITLSWKNPSESNFSHLNIYQDGNLIKENFTNETYTFKDLNHSQKYKFTIKAVDAKGNETEGISIVVSTDDVPLVPEVQKLNATTKHDRINLSWKNPESEFFHHVKIYRRTEQVHTPTAVSQSSKFEELLIGKVVLAAETGPDFDPMFETNGTFWNDLTVEPSTTYGYKLTTENIAGAESEGVIIQATTLAEPLPEMGGGKIEKEENGDFKLTWTSPTKGKVKILVDNKEYKIVDASLKEYVIPATDMVYDFLGKPKVKLVAIAEDGKEGKPSNPPVNNGGGGGSVGVNIPDSFTANELLKTVMALITWVGPFILLALAIRFAPRIIRFLKGVLAKYKGGKYRL; this is encoded by the coding sequence ATGAAGAAATTAAGTGTAGTACTTGCTGCTGTACTGATGCTTGCTGTTATGCCAGTAGCAGCAAGCGCGAGTAATTATGGATTTAAGCAGGGGGATTATGTAAAGCTGAATGGGTATAGGTTTATTGTGCTGGATCCTGAGGCGGATTACATGTTTGCGGATTTTATGTTAGAAAATAGAGCCTTTGATACAAATAATAATACTAAATATAACCCAAGTAATAATAATAATATTGCAAACTATTTAAATAATACTTTTTTAAATAATTTAGGCGATTTATCAAATTACGTAAAAACTCATTCTTGGTTTATTGGTATTGAAAAAAACGAAAAATCTATAGTGGTTGACGCAAAAATCGGAATGGTTTCTTATTCTGAAGCAAATAAATATATAAGTTTGATAGGTCCATCTGTAAGAGATAAGGTTGCTATTTGGACTCTTACACCGAGGAGCGGTTTAACTTTCCCAGTTCTTTGGGTAGTAGGAATAAGTGGTGGGTTCCACGGTACTCAAGCTAACGGTACAAATGGTGTTCGTCCTACTTTTTATCTTGAAGCCGGATTATTTAAATCTGGCAAAGGTTCTTTGTCAAATCCATATGTTTTATCAACAGAACAAATAATTATTTTATCTGATATAAGAGATTTATCACTATTAAATACAACATATAAAGAAATAACCTTATCATGGAAAAATCCATCAGAGTCAAACTTTTCACATTTGAATATTTATCAAGACGGAAATTTAATAAAAGAAAACTTTACAAATGAAACATATACATTTAAAGATTTAAATCACTCACAGAAGTATAAATTTACAATAAAAGCCGTTGATGCAAAGGGAAATGAAACAGAAGGAATATCTATTGTAGTTTCAACAGACGATGTTCCACTTGTTCCAGAAGTTCAAAAACTAAATGCAACTACAAAACACGACAGAATCAACTTATCGTGGAAAAACCCTGAGAGTGAATTTTTCCATCATGTAAAAATTTACAGACGTACTGAACAAGTTCACACACCAACGGCAGTAAGTCAGTCAAGTAAGTTTGAGGAATTGTTAATTGGTAAAGTTGTTTTAGCTGCGGAAACAGGACCGGATTTTGACCCAATGTTTGAAACAAACGGCACGTTTTGGAATGACTTAACAGTTGAGCCATCTACAACATACGGTTATAAGTTAACGACCGAAAATATCGCAGGAGCTGAGTCTGAAGGTGTAATCATTCAGGCAACTACTTTAGCTGAGCCACTTCCGGAAATGGGAGGAGGAAAAATTGAGAAAGAAGAAAATGGTGACTTCAAGCTAACATGGACAAGCCCAACAAAAGGAAAGGTTAAGATTTTAGTAGATAACAAGGAATATAAAATTGTTGATGCTAGTTTGAAAGAATATGTAATTCCTGCTACTGATATGGTGTATGACTTTTTGGGCAAGCCAAAAGTGAAACTGGTTGCAATCGCTGAGGACGGAAAGGAAGGAAAGCCGTCAAATCCTCCTGTGAATAACGGAGGAGGCGGTGGATCTGTCGGTGTCAATATCCCTGACAGTTTTACCGCTAATGAACTTTTAAAAACAGTTATGGCACTAATTACATGGGTAGGACCATTTATATTATTAGCATTAGCAATTCGCTTTGCTCCTCGGATTATACGTTTTTTAAAAGGAGTACTAGCAAAGTATAAAGGGGGTAAGTATCGTCTATGA